A region of the Cannabis sativa cultivar Pink pepper isolate KNU-18-1 chromosome 3, ASM2916894v1, whole genome shotgun sequence genome:
atattgaatattataattctataattaaaattattaaaacatgaaaaattaagattatatagtAATTTATTTAGAGTGACATAAAAATTTgagtatttataattaaatattcaaattctaatgatgttaataatttttttatataattatttgtaaaatattattcaaaAGTTATATAAATGTAACTAAagctttaaaatatacatataatttagtaattgtaaaaaatatacaaagtaaAAGTACGAATTTAAGCCCAAATATGAAAACAAGCTAGCCTTTTTAAGAAATATGGGCCAACACGAGCAAAACACGACATGAATCTGAATACAGTACGAAAATATCGAGCCTACGGGCCGTGTTGGGCctactttttaaaaatgttGGCACGACACAGCTTGACCTATATTTTTCTGTGGTACAACATGACtcgtttttttttgaaaaggacgGATAAATAGGGGTCAAACCACTACAAACACGAACTCATAGCACTATTTCCCAATATATTCCCACATAGGAgtgattttcaatttttttatattttttattaaattaaaatatagattAGTAAATATTAGTCAATATGCTTGATGCCCAACTTAATGGAccttaaaagtaagatttttataagggaaacttacaaaaatactagaatttgggtaaacttttacaaaaatactgtcacacagaaattttttcaaaaatattgtttttctaagtagaacacaaaacagaacaactaaaaacaacagtggaacaactaaaaaacaacattagaacaacagtgaaaacttaacacagtacacagtatttttgaaaaaaatttcgccgtaaaaaaattaaaaatttcattatgtGGTGTAATTATCCCTTTTTATaaagaataattttaaaaacagaaaattgtttttttgaaaacaatttgacTTGTTTGcccttgttttttgaaaacagttttcaaaaaacaaaattataaaaaacaagaattttacaaaaacaacaaaatgttgttttctgttttaaaaaccaattcacttttggtcaatattgtttttaaaaacactaaccaaacatgatttgtgttttaaaaacttcaaaaattattctttgttctcatttttaaaaacaattttttgaaaaaaaaaaaaaaaaaacaataccaaacatgctcatACTTTTtcgcttgttttttttttcttcttaatttaggtattgttttgatatttttcttaattaaggtattgttttgatataatatatacacgATTAAGatgtgtaatatatattttcaaaataacaTCCTATTTTCGGTTGTGGTTTTAACGTACACAATTCTTAAATGTGTATCTACACATCTTAAACATGTAGATctccaacaaagaaaaaaaaaacttttatgccaaaattaaatttgagcatTATCAAGCAaaagtatttttgtcataaaaatcttaatttctAAGGTCCGTACGTCAAGCCTTCGAACACCATCAAGTTTTATCAAgcaaaaatatgtattatttttatgaattaTGAGGCCACAAATCcaaaatttaccttttaattttcCTCGTGTTTTAGCTTTGGCAAATTCCTCTCATATAAATGTGTAAACCTATGATCCAGAGTAACAAAGTTCTGTCATACTGTGAGCATCTGAAGTATGTTGAGTTGAGATTAGGCAGAAAAAGAATTTGGGCAGTTCAGCCGATAAAATAGTACAGAGAGCACTGTGAATTGACAAAAACTAGAGATATTTACAAGCCACATTATTTGCTGAACACCCCAACCCCACATCCCATCAATGAATTATTTTCAGGAGAGGATCTAATATCACATCTAATTAATTACACAACCAAAGATTGCCCTTAAATTGTTTTGTAAATGAGCTTAACTGTCTGCAAGTTGAGTGTAAACCAGTGCCAAAACTTTTAACACTCTTCTCTAATAGAGCTTTATTCTTGTCTGTATATCGCTACGACAAATGGGGCACAGGTCAAGATCTTGGCCGCACTCGCAACATGTCtgcaaataataaaacaaaaatcatATCTTGATTCAACTATCTAATTCTTTTCAATGCATGACAAAAACAGTTAAATTTTCAGCATAGATCACTCACCTGGTGGCCACAACCAAATGCCATATCCTTTGGATCGGTAAGACAAATTGGGCAAAGCTGTCAGGATCACAAAAATTAAGGTTTTAAGAATCCGATATCATCAACACTCTACTTCGGAGACTACAATGATGACTAATGTGATATTGAAAATAATCTAGATAAGTACATACATGATTATCAGAAGCTGAACTGGCAGGAGTTGCCCTGCTAACACCCGGATCATTTCTTACAGCAGTAGGTGCACTTGGGCGATAACTGTTTGGACGTTTTGAGGCACTGCCTGAAGCCGATCCATAGTTAGGAGGGGGAAGAGGAACCCTGTCTATAGCCTTCCCTCTGCTACAGCTGTTTgagaaatgaaaaagaaaaaatatgtatggaattgattttttttaggtaTCAACTCTAGTCGCCAAGTACAAGGACAACTAAAATGAAAGATCGATTGTTACCCCAAGATATTGAGCTCCAGTGTTGCTTTATACTGAGATGGTATTTCCATCAGTGCTCCAAGTGCGAATTCTGTTTCTTTTCTGGATCTGTCCATATTCTTCGACATTATATCTGTAAAATTCACGAACTACAAGAgggaaaaaagaagaagacaattttaaatcaaaatttgaccaaaaaaaaaaaaatatgaaggaAAACGagattaattatttccatatgGCTAGAAGTACTTGCCTGGAAGTTATCAAATGCCCGAGCAGGGATGTTATCGTCAAATTTCCTCATCATGTCCCATGGTCCATCTCCAACCCCAACAAGTATAATTGACAATGGATACTCACTGCGAATGGAGTAGCAAATTAAGAAGCTTCTTTGCAAAGAGCTAAGATTACAGGAACAAGCAAATCAAGCAATTACCTTGCCTTCACAATTGCATCAATAGTTTTCTTTTCCTGAGGGCTTAATTCTCCACGTTCAGTATCAATACTTCTAGTCACCTGTAATGAcacatcataattaataaaattcaaaaattgagaGACAAGACAAACAAGCTGGGGATTGTAGCATAGCAGGATGGAAGATAGCCAGTGTAGGtcttttttaagtatatattatagtttatttactaattattaaGTCATCTTAGTAAAAATACACTGCTAGACGAAATAAAATTGTTACTTTCTTTAAAGAAacaattttttaagaaaacgAAACCAAATTTGAAAACAAGATACAGGGGTAACATTGTCAGCAATCTAAACCTTAAGACCATATGGCCAACTGTCATTGTTCACTTAAAAATAATAGCCTCACTAAATGTTTGAATTCGGACTACTCACACATTAACCCATCTGTGACAAAACAAATTCGTATTTAGTAACAATACTTGATGAGAAACTTACAAAATGATACAGAATAGAATAAGTACCTGTCCATCCGCTATTATTACTAGAACATGGTACTGACTGCCACTCTGCTCAACAACAGTGATGGCCATTTCTATTATTGGAGCAAATGATGTGGGTCCTGTTACCGAAACAAAAGGCCAAAGGTGCACAAGAGCAATTTAAGCAAATAATCAACAAGGtaagaagaaaataataaaagaaatttcaTGTCAAAATAGTAACCTGCAAGTCGTAACTGAGGGACCAGTTCTCTATATCGGCTCAATACTTCTTCAAATCCATTACAAAACCGCTCATCCGGGTAGAAACTGAAAACTTCCTGGTCATGGGTTGATGCTGCCAACATTTGGGATCACATAACATTTCAGATGTTGAAAGGgtgataaaataaaaacttcaaCATTCATTCAAAGGAATTACCGTCTCCGAATCCAAAACATGGAATCATGTTATCCTCATCGAAGGAGGACAATGTTTTCCCAATAATCGAAATGGCTTGTTCATAGGGATTTTGTGTTTCACTGATGTGATGCAAGCTTTTACGGTGGAATGACCTTGCACCTAATACAAGAGTAAGTTAAACATCTTATTTCTAACACTTTGGAAAGGAACTATTTTACACCTAAATGAGACCAAACCTGTCCACTCATTGCTCTTCGTGAAATCAATACCGACAATAAGATTGGAAGACTCCAGCCCGGCATGAGCCAATGCATCAGTTACCTGAAGAAGTAGAAGTTGATTATTGCAgatcataataattaatatagtgCCATCAGCAAATTCAGCAGTAATCTACTTGACTTTGACTTTAATTATTGCAAATGCCATCTACAATTTCACGGTTTTTTACCTTTTTGCTGCTATAAACTTATGCTATCACTAAGAGCACAGATTAAGTCCAGAAAACATGGATGAAAAAGCACACTAGGTAAAATCCTCATACAGAAATGAAATTGAGATTTCAACCTTATGTAATTCGAAAAACTTTTGTTAAAATGACCTGAGTTGAACAAGCTACCATGAGAATATAGCCTAAATGTTTTGGAAACATTAAGTAAACTACATAACAAGTAAGAATTATAGAATCATTTAAATCACGAAAGGTATATCGTTCCATTTCAGACAAGGGCACCACATATATACATAAGACTAATACTCCAGCTATCTTACCTGCTCAAGGCTACTGTAGTTATCATCTATTTTCGAGTACTTTCTCTCTAGCTTCTTTTTTGTAGCGGGGGCTCGGCCTTCACTGTAGCTATGAGACTCGGGTGCATGATACGGCTGCTGGCTAGCATAGTATGGCTGATGAGCGTACTCTTGGCTTGGCTGAGTATATGGAGACTGTGGATAACTTGGATAACTTGAAGAATATGATCTAGACCCATAAGAAGGGTGTCTTGGACTCTCCCGTTTCGAGAGTATCCCACCCATCAAACTCTATTTCCTACAGAATATCTGCAATAAACCAAGTGACTCTAAAAGTCATTCCACCATAGATGGTCATGAAACCAGCCAAGTAATAAGCAATTAAGGCAAAGTCAACAACTTGGCAAGGCATATTAAACTCCAAACAGAgatcagttttatttaatacaaGTTAATAGCATTATTTACTTCAATTGAATCACATATATAAAGTTTCATAACTGGCTTAACATATAAGTCCATACATCCCAAATGCAATTCCAGATTCTATGAAGATAAGAAAAACAGGTAAAGTTTCCCTTAGAAATTCTcagaaaattatattataaataaatataaaaaaacctcTGAAAAAGTAAGCTTAAGAAACTTTAGAGTAACATGCTGggaataaaagaatattcagtATTCACAATTGTCAAATGTCATATAAATgaatctttttatttattaatcgtCTTTCTGAAACACAAATGGTGCATTATTCCAAATCTAAGAATTGAACACCAAGACAAAATTAAACCCCAATTAAAGCCAAAACCATTAATTATCCAAACATACCTCACAATGCATATCTAAAAGAAATCTCAGAAAGCAACAAATAACATATTCTATCACATTTCTTTTCAAGATCCCACATAGCATCACACACTCACCTCACTCAACTCTGAAGACCGCAAACAACAAAAATATCCCAGACCCACATCTCAAAATCCAttctttaacaaaaaaaatacaaaaattaagcaACAAAAAATCCTCCTGAAATACccacaaaaacaaacaaaataaagttTTGATACCTTAAAAGAAGTAGGTCAATGTAAATGCAGCATTTCAGCCAAGCAGCATGTGAAAGATGATGACAAAGAAGCGGAGatgacaatataaaaaaaaagttatagagAGTTGAAATGAAAAGTAGAGCAGTAGATGGAGAAAGCTTACCTATAATTAAAAAGGTTGGGTTgggtctctctctttctttccaagaagtttccctttcttttctcttttctgttaaaaaaataaatactaaaataaatttcaaacatAGATATAGATATAATATATCTAGAACAATGAACAGGATGACTTGGTTTACTTTGTCACTTGTCAGTGCTTTCTGTTTTTGGCCGATAGTGACTCCGACTTTCGCCCGCCGTTTACCTTTATGGTTTTCCATTTTCACCCCACTACTGTTATTATTTATAACTGTGAATGAAATCACATTTTGTGTACTCTTTCTTTTCTATATTGGATGTAAAATGACACCGTTTCGATTAGCTATACgaggtaaaaaaaaatgtgttaaatttgctaaaaaaattagtaaatgtTATATGGCTTTTCTTTCCCAATTGTACtctaatatataataacaaattaatataaattgacataaaaaataatataataactattattattttttttttagaaaacactattttttttttcaatgaatCCATTACAATATATGAGTAGATTAGAGAAGGAATTTCCCCCAACCAAGAACAATTATTATCCAATCGAATAGCGAATCTCGCTAAGTGACGAGCCGCTTTGTTAGCATTACGCTTAACATGAGAAACTACAAAAGAGAAATATCATtactaaaatcataaaaaagagAAACATAACCCATAAATGACCCTTTGTTGATGGCGTTTACAACAATAAGTGAATTCGTTTCAAGTAGATCAATGTGCAAACAattattaatcaataaattaaatatattttttaaaaaataatggtgatattataattataaaagtgTATTAAAGTAAGTTATAAAcattaaatgataataatataaataaaaaatatatattaattgtatattaaatTTGGTACAATATTATCTCTTATGATAAATTT
Encoded here:
- the LOC115709821 gene encoding E3 ubiquitin-protein ligase RGLG2 — encoded protein: MGGILSKRESPRHPSYGSRSYSSSYPSYPQSPYTQPSQEYAHQPYYASQQPYHAPESHSYSEGRAPATKKKLERKYSKIDDNYSSLEQVTDALAHAGLESSNLIVGIDFTKSNEWTGARSFHRKSLHHISETQNPYEQAISIIGKTLSSFDEDNMIPCFGFGDASTHDQEVFSFYPDERFCNGFEEVLSRYRELVPQLRLAGPTSFAPIIEMAITVVEQSGSQYHVLVIIADGQVTRSIDTERGELSPQEKKTIDAIVKASEYPLSIILVGVGDGPWDMMRKFDDNIPARAFDNFQFVNFTDIMSKNMDRSRKETEFALGALMEIPSQYKATLELNILGCSRGKAIDRVPLPPPNYGSASGSASKRPNSYRPSAPTAVRNDPGVSRATPASSASDNHLCPICLTDPKDMAFGCGHQTCCECGQDLDLCPICRSDIQTRIKLY